In Panacibacter ginsenosidivorans, the following proteins share a genomic window:
- a CDS encoding TonB-dependent receptor plug domain-containing protein has translation MCFNKVIYLLLFCAFMSSAKAQDANMNTLDSFSAKFIAAIRTNEKERAYLITDRSVYGAGEYIWFKTFLLNAVSQKTSSKSKYLFADVVNDKDSIIKKIILDATNKQLSARIALPDSLPTGYYWLRAYTRQMAEHDTGEIAVKPLYVFGKTNDNIVIKTEKKTMTRDDMPAITFYPEGGSIMTGINSTVALQAINNNGEPLHVEGIIKDNRDTIVAHFTTNSTGLAKFDFEPSGYRRYRAVITWNGKDISYFLPAFNYYAGQISVSHQPGSFKLRILLGDSIYSKETPTYILGISKDSLVFAGIGKGLCEVTVEETKLPPGITTFYLFSKDFKLLSERTVYVTSNNLHTTVAADKNIYAKHDKISLNLSITDTAQNAIPSLLAISVSDSLFTARKESCFSNTSFNLQAVDNLFLAGNSCFTDDDIDMMMLTRHDTYQSLNKKNITSVTPADDSLLFIKGTVLSDKNIPLADKSVMLISNSGSKDLFDIDTTNNEGRFLFPIDHRPDSLQIALEIKDLNNNRVINSKVVIDAITFPKLTTPGALKQYPDIDPRRASQKINTYINAKWTNAEGRQLPPVSVKTIADFDESKRVSPYSALLTAKDLDGRTPVDVAILRISGLQLLNGFLVIHGLNAFKSPSASSEPLVLVEGAPIVMSPDGVGNVSPVMSYLHALNPKDIDFIEVLKDGAAANYGVRGANGVILINLSNKIRDLGSNNNNMKMFYLNGVSSPAIFPIISYDHKDKKAPATTDTRSTIFWNGNYFTAGAGNTTLTFYSSDVPSTYNISVTGITQNGDIIHKTITVQSR, from the coding sequence ATGTGTTTCAATAAAGTAATTTACTTGTTGTTGTTTTGTGCTTTTATGTCTTCTGCAAAAGCGCAGGATGCAAACATGAATACATTAGACAGTTTCTCCGCAAAATTTATTGCCGCCATCAGAACGAACGAAAAAGAACGTGCATACCTTATAACAGACCGGTCTGTTTATGGAGCCGGTGAATACATCTGGTTCAAAACATTTTTGCTAAACGCCGTTTCGCAAAAAACAAGCAGCAAAAGCAAATATCTTTTTGCAGATGTAGTAAATGACAAAGACAGCATTATAAAGAAGATAATCTTAGATGCAACTAATAAACAACTTAGTGCACGCATTGCATTGCCTGACTCATTACCTACCGGCTATTACTGGCTTCGTGCATACACAAGGCAAATGGCCGAACATGATACAGGTGAAATTGCCGTAAAGCCACTATATGTCTTTGGAAAAACAAACGATAATATTGTAATTAAAACAGAAAAAAAAACCATGACCCGGGATGATATGCCTGCCATTACATTTTACCCGGAAGGTGGCAGCATAATGACAGGTATTAATTCAACAGTGGCATTGCAGGCAATTAATAATAATGGTGAACCACTACATGTTGAAGGTATTATAAAAGACAATCGCGACACAATTGTAGCACACTTTACCACCAACTCAACCGGCCTCGCAAAATTTGATTTTGAACCTTCCGGTTACAGAAGGTACAGGGCCGTAATAACCTGGAACGGAAAAGACATTAGTTATTTTTTACCCGCCTTCAATTATTATGCAGGGCAAATATCAGTTTCGCATCAGCCAGGTTCATTTAAACTTAGAATATTGTTGGGGGATTCTATTTATTCAAAAGAAACGCCGACCTATATATTAGGTATCTCAAAAGATAGTTTGGTCTTTGCAGGCATTGGTAAAGGTTTGTGTGAAGTAACGGTAGAAGAAACAAAATTGCCACCGGGCATTACAACATTCTATCTCTTTTCAAAAGACTTTAAATTGTTGAGTGAAAGAACGGTTTATGTAACCAGCAATAATTTGCACACTACTGTAGCTGCTGATAAAAATATCTATGCTAAACACGATAAAATATCGCTCAATTTATCCATAACGGATACAGCACAAAATGCTATTCCGTCACTGCTTGCTATTTCTGTAAGCGATTCTCTTTTTACTGCCAGGAAAGAATCTTGCTTCAGCAATACTTCTTTTAATTTACAGGCGGTTGATAATTTATTCTTAGCCGGTAACAGTTGTTTTACTGATGATGATATAGATATGATGATGCTTACCAGGCATGACACTTATCAATCACTTAATAAAAAGAATATAACATCCGTTACTCCTGCAGACGACAGTCTTTTATTTATCAAAGGAACTGTTCTAAGCGATAAAAACATTCCTCTGGCTGATAAATCTGTCATGTTGATTTCCAATTCAGGCAGTAAAGATTTATTTGATATTGATACTACCAATAATGAAGGCCGTTTTCTGTTTCCAATAGACCATCGTCCCGATAGCTTGCAAATAGCGCTGGAAATAAAAGACCTTAACAACAACCGTGTTATTAACAGCAAGGTTGTCATTGATGCAATTACTTTTCCCAAACTCACCACACCTGGTGCCTTAAAACAATATCCTGATATTGATCCCAGGAGAGCCAGCCAAAAAATCAATACTTACATTAATGCAAAATGGACAAACGCAGAAGGCAGGCAATTACCTCCTGTTTCAGTAAAAACTATTGCTGACTTCGACGAATCAAAAAGAGTTAGCCCTTACTCTGCTCTTCTTACGGCCAAAGATCTTGACGGAAGAACCCCGGTAGATGTGGCTATTTTACGAATCAGCGGTCTGCAACTCTTAAATGGCTTTCTTGTTATTCACGGGCTAAATGCATTTAAGTCACCAAGTGCCAGTTCAGAACCGTTGGTGCTTGTTGAAGGTGCGCCCATCGTTATGTCACCCGATGGCGTTGGAAATGTCAGCCCGGTAATGAGTTATTTACATGCGCTTAATCCAAAAGATATTGATTTCATAGAAGTTTTAAAGGATGGCGCCGCTGCCAATTACGGCGTACGAGGAGCGAATGGTGTAATCCTTATTAATTTATCCAATAAGATCCGCGATCTTGGTTCTAATAACAATAACATGAAAATGTTTTACCTCAATGGTGTCAGCAGCCCAGCTATTTTCCCCATTATCAGCTACGATCATAAAGATAAAAAGGCTCCTGCTACTACAGACACGCGCTCTACTATTTTTTGGAATGGGAATTACTTTACTGCAGGTGCCGGTAATACCACTCTTACCTTTTATAGCAGCGATGTTCCTTCAACTTATAATATTTCCGTTACAGGCATTACCCAAAACGGAGATATTATTCACAAAACCATTACCGTACAAAGCAGGTAA
- a CDS encoding LytR/AlgR family response regulator transcription factor, whose product MLTAIAIDDEPVALQVIKSHAAKIPFINLKACYTNAFEAIDLLRNEKIDLLFLDIKMPDISGIDFLQSIPVKPMVIFTTAYSEHALQSFELDAIDYLLKPFSLSRFLKACNKANEQYSLRNANATSNNETIFIKSGAEQVRVSINDILYVESNGNYVQFVLPGKKITSRLTMNEATMLLPGSLFIRIHRSYIAAKKHITKIEKNNVLVNKEELPIGANYVNDVMSIVK is encoded by the coding sequence ATGCTTACTGCTATTGCTATAGATGACGAGCCCGTTGCACTGCAAGTTATAAAAAGTCATGCTGCCAAAATACCTTTCATTAACCTGAAAGCCTGCTACACCAATGCATTTGAAGCAATTGACCTGTTGCGAAATGAGAAGATAGACCTGTTATTCCTCGATATAAAAATGCCCGACATATCAGGGATAGATTTTCTGCAATCTATTCCTGTAAAACCAATGGTCATATTCACAACAGCTTACAGCGAACATGCGTTGCAAAGTTTTGAACTCGATGCTATTGATTATTTATTAAAACCTTTTTCGCTTTCCCGTTTTTTAAAAGCATGTAACAAAGCAAATGAACAATACAGTTTGCGTAATGCAAACGCAACATCAAACAACGAAACTATTTTTATTAAAAGCGGTGCTGAGCAGGTGCGTGTTTCTATAAACGATATTCTTTATGTAGAAAGCAATGGCAATTATGTGCAGTTTGTATTGCCTGGTAAAAAGATCACTTCAAGGCTTACCATGAATGAAGCAACAATGCTGCTGCCTGGTTCATTATTTATACGCATTCACCGCTCTTATATTGCCGCAAAAAAACACATTACTAAAATTGAAAAGAATAACGTATTGGTAAACAAAGAAGAATTACCAATCGGCGCAAATTATGTTAATGATGTAATGAGTATCGTTAAATAA
- a CDS encoding carboxylesterase family protein yields the protein MKFAKHIFILLTTFLTFTCATTKAQSSRFSVNHYTNGKGDTLNYRMLYPDSDTSRKYPLVIFLHGSGERGSDNEAQLKWGVMNFATDQTMVAHPAFVIAPQCPEKMSWSNFSGRSKGTTDMHLEAKPSKPMELLIGLIHEFMKNASIDTNRIYITGLSMGGFGTYDAIERYPDLFAAAMPVCGGGDVSMAATIAHIPIWNFHGSEDPAVDPMYSVNMMNALIKAGAHPAFTFYPETGHFSWLAAYSDPSALNWLFRQHK from the coding sequence ATGAAATTTGCAAAACACATCTTTATTTTACTTACTACATTTTTGACATTTACCTGTGCCACCACAAAAGCACAATCGTCCCGTTTTAGTGTGAACCATTACACCAATGGAAAAGGTGATACACTAAATTATCGTATGCTTTATCCTGATTCTGATACTTCGCGAAAGTATCCGCTGGTTATTTTTTTACATGGTTCAGGGGAAAGAGGCAGCGACAATGAGGCGCAATTGAAATGGGGTGTTATGAATTTTGCAACCGACCAGACGATGGTGGCACATCCTGCCTTTGTGATAGCACCTCAATGCCCTGAGAAAATGAGTTGGTCTAATTTTTCCGGTCGCAGCAAAGGCACTACAGACATGCACCTGGAAGCTAAACCTTCCAAGCCTATGGAATTATTGATTGGTCTTATACATGAGTTTATGAAAAATGCTTCTATTGATACAAACCGTATTTATATTACAGGGCTTTCAATGGGTGGTTTTGGTACGTATGATGCGATTGAAAGATACCCTGATCTTTTTGCTGCTGCAATGCCGGTTTGTGGCGGTGGAGATGTTTCAATGGCTGCAACAATTGCTCACATACCTATATGGAATTTTCACGGTTCAGAAGATCCTGCAGTAGATCCGATGTATTCTGTTAATATGATGAACGCATTGATTAAAGCTGGTGCGCATCCGGCATTTACTTTTTATCCTGAAACAGGGCATTTCTCATGGTTAGCTGCATACAGCGATCCTTCAGCGTTGAATTGGTTATTCAGGCAACATAAATAA
- a CDS encoding LLM class flavin-dependent oxidoreductase: MELGISTFVELTPDPSTGKSITAYQRLQNLLEEAQLADQLGLDVFAIGEHHRPDFLVSSPATVLAAVAARTKQIKLSSAVSVLSSDDPVRVFQQFATIDLLSGGRAEIMAGRGSFIESFPLFGYDLDDYDTLFDEKLKLLVAINENEKVTWKGRHRAAISNLGVYPRPYQKKLPVWVAIGGTPASVLRAAKLGLPLTIAIIGGKPEQFVPHTKYYRDEFVKVGHDVSTLQLCINSHAYIAGNSQQAADEFFPTYAYVMSKIGRERGWPPTTREQFELMRSPSGALLVGSPQQVIDKILYEHELFGNTRFMVQFSVGTLPHDKMMHAIELFGNIVAPAVRKALQPVVTSNNK, encoded by the coding sequence ATGGAATTAGGCATTAGCACGTTTGTAGAATTAACACCAGATCCGTCAACAGGAAAGTCTATTACAGCTTACCAACGTTTGCAAAACTTGTTAGAAGAAGCTCAACTCGCCGATCAGCTTGGGCTCGATGTATTTGCCATTGGTGAACATCACCGCCCTGATTTTCTCGTGTCTTCACCAGCTACAGTGCTTGCAGCAGTGGCAGCAAGAACAAAGCAGATAAAGTTATCAAGTGCCGTAAGTGTATTGAGTTCTGATGATCCCGTGCGAGTATTTCAGCAATTTGCCACTATTGATCTTTTATCTGGTGGCAGGGCAGAGATCATGGCGGGCCGCGGCTCTTTTATTGAATCGTTCCCATTGTTTGGTTACGATCTTGATGATTACGATACGTTGTTTGATGAAAAATTAAAGCTGCTTGTCGCCATAAATGAAAACGAAAAAGTTACCTGGAAAGGCAGGCATCGTGCAGCTATATCAAATCTTGGTGTGTATCCAAGACCTTATCAAAAGAAGTTGCCGGTATGGGTGGCAATAGGTGGTACCCCGGCGTCTGTATTACGGGCCGCGAAATTGGGATTGCCACTTACCATTGCTATTATTGGCGGCAAGCCTGAACAATTTGTGCCACATACAAAATATTATCGTGATGAATTTGTAAAGGTTGGTCATGATGTTTCCACACTTCAGCTATGCATCAATTCACACGCATATATCGCCGGTAATTCTCAACAGGCTGCTGATGAATTTTTCCCCACGTATGCTTATGTAATGAGTAAGATAGGGCGGGAGAGAGGATGGCCGCCAACAACACGTGAGCAATTTGAATTGATGCGCAGCCCTTCAGGTGCCTTATTGGTAGGGAGTCCGCAACAAGTGATCGATAAAATATTATACGAACATGAGCTGTTTGGCAATACGCGTTTCATGGTTCAGTTTAGTGTGGGCACCTTGCCTCATGATAAAATGATGCATGCCATAGAATTGTTTGGTAACATTGTAGCACCGGCTGTACGTAAAGCATTACAACCCGTTGTTACATCCAACAATAAATAA
- a CDS encoding DoxX family protein — protein sequence MKKITIACRIITALFAAFMLFTAIPNIMMVNASVELIAGLDYPKYFIPFIGVAKVNGSVAILFMA from the coding sequence ATGAAAAAAATAACCATTGCCTGCCGGATCATTACAGCTTTGTTTGCAGCATTTATGTTATTTACGGCCATACCAAATATAATGATGGTTAATGCATCTGTAGAATTGATAGCAGGCTTAGACTATCCAAAATATTTTATTCCGTTTATAGGTGTTGCAAAAGTAAATGGCTCTGTTGCCATATTATTTATGGCATAA
- a CDS encoding FkbM family methyltransferase, whose translation MFARLIYNYGIFQGLWLMIKIKLSNGKLNLPNIKYPVYFRKNSSDFTVLYTILLAKSYEFKIKQPPAVIIDAGANAGYASIYFANRFPGAAIYAVEPDAGNFEMLKKNAAPYPQITCLQKAIWNKHAALIIKDAGNGEWAFAVEEITEKNKGEIEAITLTDLLSNYDLPTIDILKIDIEGSEKEVFAEGYEPWLSKTKYLVIEVHDGLKKGCSKSVFKATSTFNFSFKRSGENLVFVNDDL comes from the coding sequence TTGTTTGCCAGACTGATATATAATTACGGAATTTTCCAGGGGCTTTGGTTAATGATAAAAATTAAACTGTCAAATGGAAAACTAAACCTTCCGAATATAAAATATCCTGTCTATTTCAGGAAGAATTCCAGCGACTTTACTGTTTTATATACCATACTGCTTGCAAAGTCTTATGAGTTTAAAATAAAACAACCGCCTGCTGTTATAATAGATGCAGGTGCCAATGCCGGTTATGCAAGCATTTATTTTGCCAACCGTTTTCCCGGAGCTGCTATTTATGCTGTTGAACCAGATGCAGGCAATTTTGAAATGCTGAAAAAGAATGCTGCTCCATATCCGCAAATTACCTGCCTTCAGAAAGCTATCTGGAACAAACATGCTGCCCTTATAATAAAAGATGCAGGCAACGGAGAATGGGCCTTTGCAGTTGAAGAGATTACTGAAAAAAACAAAGGAGAAATTGAAGCGATCACCTTAACTGACCTGCTTAGCAATTACGATCTTCCCACTATTGATATTTTGAAGATAGATATTGAAGGAAGTGAGAAGGAAGTTTTTGCAGAGGGTTATGAACCCTGGTTAAGCAAAACAAAATACCTCGTTATTGAGGTACATGACGGATTAAAAAAAGGATGCAGCAAATCAGTATTTAAAGCAACGTCAACATTTAATTTCTCCTTTAAAAGAAGTGGTGAAAACCTGGTTTTTGTAAATGATGATCTATAA
- a CDS encoding TIM barrel protein: MNRRSFLGKAAVGVAATGLASTISSPVFALAKKKGIAMPIGFQSYVFREEISNQPHETMSRLASYGYKNVEWCSPKGYQGPFTPLVKYSGKELKKITNDAGLETTSCHFTWQEITDDASLAERIEFANQLGLKCMVCSGGLGAKTADEIKKRCDQMNHVGEMVKKGGMIAGYHNHNGEFDEKIDGRPQYDIMLEHLDASLVKMQFQVAAITSGYKAQDYFRKFPGRFISAHLQDYSPSDNTKEVVMGTGIVDWKDFFVAAKTGGLKYVFVEMESDPSIMQGCANYLKEIS, encoded by the coding sequence ATGAACAGAAGATCTTTTTTAGGTAAAGCTGCTGTAGGCGTGGCTGCAACAGGGTTGGCTTCAACAATCTCCTCACCTGTTTTTGCTTTGGCAAAAAAGAAAGGCATTGCTATGCCTATTGGTTTTCAGTCTTATGTTTTCAGAGAAGAAATCTCCAACCAGCCACATGAAACGATGAGCAGACTCGCCAGCTATGGTTATAAGAATGTAGAATGGTGCAGCCCCAAAGGTTACCAGGGACCCTTCACACCTCTTGTAAAGTATTCCGGCAAAGAACTAAAAAAGATCACCAACGATGCGGGTCTTGAAACCACCAGTTGTCATTTTACGTGGCAGGAAATTACAGATGATGCCAGCCTTGCCGAACGTATAGAGTTTGCAAACCAGTTGGGTTTAAAATGCATGGTCTGCTCCGGCGGTCTTGGCGCAAAGACAGCAGATGAAATAAAGAAACGTTGCGACCAGATGAATCATGTTGGCGAAATGGTGAAGAAAGGTGGCATGATCGCAGGTTACCACAACCACAATGGTGAGTTTGATGAAAAGATAGATGGTCGTCCACAATATGATATTATGCTCGAACACCTCGATGCATCCCTGGTAAAGATGCAGTTCCAGGTAGCCGCTATTACATCAGGTTATAAAGCACAGGATTATTTTCGCAAATTTCCCGGTCGTTTTATTTCGGCGCACCTCCAGGATTATAGTCCCTCAGATAATACAAAGGAGGTGGTTATGGGTACCGGCATTGTTGATTGGAAAGATTTTTTTGTAGCAGCTAAAACAGGTGGTTTAAAATATGTTTTTGTAGAGATGGAATCTGACCCCAGCATTATGCAGGGATGCGCAAATTATCTTAAGGAAATTTCATAA